A section of the Triticum dicoccoides isolate Atlit2015 ecotype Zavitan chromosome 7A, WEW_v2.0, whole genome shotgun sequence genome encodes:
- the LOC119334320 gene encoding uncharacterized protein LOC119334320 isoform X1 has translation MDMKPDNILLDNDMVLKITDFGLSRLDEMRQTMSKDRLGSLGYCAPEYWSQGKMSFKSDMYSLGVIIIELVTGQKALPINNNKVLRRWKHRWRKTGKETQLVYQQVAKCIKIGLLCQEIDPSERPFIWDIIDDIRQAEGVNGSIRNDSQYKFGQISPYSEDDDMLGIEPLELHFPFQLNKQMSCTIQLTNETGSYIAFNVEHMNPLSYCAQPQKDIIPPRSKCNVEITMQPQAKAPRDHTSEFTVWSTKVNDGLAIEDMATIKFIKEAINVVDDVNLDVAFDISEPQEASEKTSVTVQPLTQITDDVARAIWCMDAHQTEPLIITGHRFGDVQIWNSDTQKVVDWVKASEEALSIVKFIARMRWLVAVAYDCFFHVYKYEKEIEKVTSFKVHGYYEWGRCSLDIHPTQPYVLSACHMQVKLWDWDQDWNCVQTFEEHSDNINELKFNLEDTNSFASASDDCTVKVWSLDSPKSKYTLPGHSHHVYSVDFFKRDSQQYLISGCKDKTAKIWDLQKKECVHTLQHECDVNSVFAHPSLPLLMTGGEDGAVRVWSSTDFRLKTKLGVSMPVRGFACLTGSERVAIAHYYGMSVMEIGDEERQGGNEGSHENSTAAIDYEKIQRQSERAASTFFDPEI, from the exons ATGGATATGAAACCTGACAATATACTACTTGACAATGATATGGTGCTGAAAATCACCGACTTTGGTTTATCGAGGCTTGATGAAATGAGGCAAACCATGAGTAAAGACCGTCTTGGATCACT AGGATATTGTGCTCCCGAATACTGGAGCCAGGGAAAGATGTCTTTCAAATCAGACATGTACAGTTTAGGCGTTATAATTATTGAACTAGTGACTGGACAAAAGGCGCTCCCCATTAACAATAACAAG GTACTTAGGAGATGGAAGCATAGATGGAGGAAAACAGGGAAGGAAACACAGTTGGTTTACCAGCAAGTAGCAAAATGCATCAAAATAGGGTTACTATGCCAGGAAATTGACCCGTCCGAACGGCCTTTTATATGGGATATCATAGATGATATCAGACAAGCGGAAGGTGTTAATGGGTCAATCAGAAATGACTCTCAATATAAGTTTGGACAG ATAAGCCCTTACTCGGAGGACGATGATATGCTTGGAATTGAGCCGCTCGAACTACATTTTCCTTTCCAGCTTAACAAACAGATGTCATGCACCATTCAGCTAACCAATGAGACAGGCTCTTACATTGCCTTCAACGTCGAACATATGAACCCACTGTCATACTGTGCACAGCCGCAGAAAGACATTATACCACCACGATCCAAGTGTAATGTAGAAATAACAATGCAACCGCAGGCCAAGGCACCGAGAGATCATACCAGCGAATTCACTGTTTGGAGCACCAAAGTGAATGATGGCCTTGCCATTGAGGATATGGCTACAATCAAGTTCATTAAAGAGGCAATCAATGTGGTCGATGACGTGAATTTGGATGTGGCTTTTGACATCAGTGAGCCACAAGAAGCAAGTGAGAAAACAAGTGTG ACAGTCCAACCTTTAACACAG ATTACAGATGATGTAGCCCGTGCGATTTGGTGTATGGATGCACATCAGACAGAGCCATT GATTATAACTGGTCACCGATTTGGTGATGTTCAAATTTGGAACTCTGACACGCAG AAAGTGGTCGATTGGGTTAAGGCCTCAGAGGAAGCAT TATCCATTGTTAAATTTATTGCACGAATGCGGTGGCTTGTGGCTGTGGCATATGACTGTTTCTTCCATGTGTACAAGTATGAAAAGGAAATCGAAAAGGTCACGAGTTTCAAAGTTCACGGTTATTATGAATGGGGGAGGTGTTCATTAGACATCCATCCGACCCAGCCGTATGTGCTGTCAGCGTGTCATATGCAAGTAAAGCTTTGGGACTGGGACCAGGACTGGAATTGCGTACAGACATTTGAAGAACATTCAGATAATATTAATGAACTAAAATTTAACCTAGAGGACACCAACAGTTTTGCAAGTGCTTCAGATGATTGTACAGTAAAG GTTTGGAGTCTTGATTCTCCCAAATCCAAGTATACTCTGCCTGGGCATTCACATCACGTGTACAGCGTGGATTTCTTCAAGCGTGATAGTCAGCAGTATTTGATTAGTGGCTGTAAAGACAAGACTGCCAAG ATATGGGACTTGCAGAAGAAGGAGTGTGTTCATACACTCCAACATGAATGTGACGTCAATTCAGTCTTTGCCCATCCCAGTCTTCCACTTCTAATGACAGGTGGTGAAGATGGTGCTGTTCGTGTGTGGAGCTCCACTGATTTCAG GCTGAAGACAAAGCTTGGGGTCAGTATGCCGGTTCGTGGTTTCGCATGTTTGACCGGGTCAGAAAG GGTTGCAATTGCACACTATTATGGAATGTCGGTGATGGAAATTGGTGATGAAGAACGACAAGGTGGTAATGAAGGCAGCCACGAGAATTCCACAGCAGCTATAGATTATGAGAAAATCCAACGCCAATCTGAGAGGGCTGCCAGTACGTTCTTCG ATCCTGAAATTTGA
- the LOC119334320 gene encoding uncharacterized protein LOC119334320 isoform X3 translates to MDMKPDNILLDNDMVLKITDFGLSRLDEMRQTMSKDRLGSLGYCAPEYWSQGKMSFKSDMYSLGVIIIELVTGQKALPINNNKISPYSEDDDMLGIEPLELHFPFQLNKQMSCTIQLTNETGSYIAFNVEHMNPLSYCAQPQKDIIPPRSKCNVEITMQPQAKAPRDHTSEFTVWSTKVNDGLAIEDMATIKFIKEAINVVDDVNLDVAFDISEPQEASEKTSVTVQPLTQITDDVARAIWCMDAHQTEPLIITGHRFGDVQIWNSDTQKVVDWVKASEEALSIVKFIARMRWLVAVAYDCFFHVYKYEKEIEKVTSFKVHGYYEWGRCSLDIHPTQPYVLSACHMQVKLWDWDQDWNCVQTFEEHSDNINELKFNLEDTNSFASASDDCTVKVWSLDSPKSKYTLPGHSHHVYSVDFFKRDSQQYLISGCKDKTAKIWDLQKKECVHTLQHECDVNSVFAHPSLPLLMTGGEDGAVRVWSSTDFRLKTKLGVSMPVRGFACLTGSERVAIAHYYGMSVMEIGDEERQGGNEGSHENSTAAIDYEKIQRQSERAASTFFDPEI, encoded by the exons ATGGATATGAAACCTGACAATATACTACTTGACAATGATATGGTGCTGAAAATCACCGACTTTGGTTTATCGAGGCTTGATGAAATGAGGCAAACCATGAGTAAAGACCGTCTTGGATCACT AGGATATTGTGCTCCCGAATACTGGAGCCAGGGAAAGATGTCTTTCAAATCAGACATGTACAGTTTAGGCGTTATAATTATTGAACTAGTGACTGGACAAAAGGCGCTCCCCATTAACAATAACAAG ATAAGCCCTTACTCGGAGGACGATGATATGCTTGGAATTGAGCCGCTCGAACTACATTTTCCTTTCCAGCTTAACAAACAGATGTCATGCACCATTCAGCTAACCAATGAGACAGGCTCTTACATTGCCTTCAACGTCGAACATATGAACCCACTGTCATACTGTGCACAGCCGCAGAAAGACATTATACCACCACGATCCAAGTGTAATGTAGAAATAACAATGCAACCGCAGGCCAAGGCACCGAGAGATCATACCAGCGAATTCACTGTTTGGAGCACCAAAGTGAATGATGGCCTTGCCATTGAGGATATGGCTACAATCAAGTTCATTAAAGAGGCAATCAATGTGGTCGATGACGTGAATTTGGATGTGGCTTTTGACATCAGTGAGCCACAAGAAGCAAGTGAGAAAACAAGTGTG ACAGTCCAACCTTTAACACAG ATTACAGATGATGTAGCCCGTGCGATTTGGTGTATGGATGCACATCAGACAGAGCCATT GATTATAACTGGTCACCGATTTGGTGATGTTCAAATTTGGAACTCTGACACGCAG AAAGTGGTCGATTGGGTTAAGGCCTCAGAGGAAGCAT TATCCATTGTTAAATTTATTGCACGAATGCGGTGGCTTGTGGCTGTGGCATATGACTGTTTCTTCCATGTGTACAAGTATGAAAAGGAAATCGAAAAGGTCACGAGTTTCAAAGTTCACGGTTATTATGAATGGGGGAGGTGTTCATTAGACATCCATCCGACCCAGCCGTATGTGCTGTCAGCGTGTCATATGCAAGTAAAGCTTTGGGACTGGGACCAGGACTGGAATTGCGTACAGACATTTGAAGAACATTCAGATAATATTAATGAACTAAAATTTAACCTAGAGGACACCAACAGTTTTGCAAGTGCTTCAGATGATTGTACAGTAAAG GTTTGGAGTCTTGATTCTCCCAAATCCAAGTATACTCTGCCTGGGCATTCACATCACGTGTACAGCGTGGATTTCTTCAAGCGTGATAGTCAGCAGTATTTGATTAGTGGCTGTAAAGACAAGACTGCCAAG ATATGGGACTTGCAGAAGAAGGAGTGTGTTCATACACTCCAACATGAATGTGACGTCAATTCAGTCTTTGCCCATCCCAGTCTTCCACTTCTAATGACAGGTGGTGAAGATGGTGCTGTTCGTGTGTGGAGCTCCACTGATTTCAG GCTGAAGACAAAGCTTGGGGTCAGTATGCCGGTTCGTGGTTTCGCATGTTTGACCGGGTCAGAAAG GGTTGCAATTGCACACTATTATGGAATGTCGGTGATGGAAATTGGTGATGAAGAACGACAAGGTGGTAATGAAGGCAGCCACGAGAATTCCACAGCAGCTATAGATTATGAGAAAATCCAACGCCAATCTGAGAGGGCTGCCAGTACGTTCTTCG ATCCTGAAATTTGA
- the LOC119334320 gene encoding uncharacterized protein LOC119334320 isoform X2, which produces MDMKPDNILLDNDMVLKITDFGLSRLDEMRQTMSKDRLGSLGYCAPEYWSQGKMSFKSDMYSLGVIIIELVTGQKALPINNNKVLRRWKHRWRKTGKETQLVYQQVAKCIKIGLLCQEIDPSERPFIWDIIDDIRQAEGVNGSIRNDSQYKFGQISPYSEDDDMLGIEPLELHFPFQLNKQMSCTIQLTNETGSYIAFNVEHMNPLSYCAQPQKDIIPPRSKCNVEITMQPQAKAPRDHTSEFTVWSTKVNDGLAIEDMATIKFIKEAINVVDDVNLDVAFDISEPQEASEKTSVTVQPLTQITDDVARAIWCMDAHQTEPLIITGHRFGDVQIWNSDTQKVVDWVKASEEALSIVKFIARMRWLVAVAYDCFFHVYKYEKEIEKVTSFKVHGYYEWGRCSLDIHPTQPYVLSACHMQVKLWDWDQDWNCVQTFEEHSDNINELKFNLEDTNSFASASDDCTVKVWSLDSPKSKYTLPGHSHHVYSVDFFKRDSQQYLISGCKDKTAKIWDLQKKECVHTLQHECDVNSVFAHPSLPLLMTGGEDGAVRVWSSTDFRLKTKLGVSMPVRGFACLTGSERVAIAHYYGMSVMEIGDEERQGGNEGSHENSTAAIDYEKIQRQSERAANPEI; this is translated from the exons ATGGATATGAAACCTGACAATATACTACTTGACAATGATATGGTGCTGAAAATCACCGACTTTGGTTTATCGAGGCTTGATGAAATGAGGCAAACCATGAGTAAAGACCGTCTTGGATCACT AGGATATTGTGCTCCCGAATACTGGAGCCAGGGAAAGATGTCTTTCAAATCAGACATGTACAGTTTAGGCGTTATAATTATTGAACTAGTGACTGGACAAAAGGCGCTCCCCATTAACAATAACAAG GTACTTAGGAGATGGAAGCATAGATGGAGGAAAACAGGGAAGGAAACACAGTTGGTTTACCAGCAAGTAGCAAAATGCATCAAAATAGGGTTACTATGCCAGGAAATTGACCCGTCCGAACGGCCTTTTATATGGGATATCATAGATGATATCAGACAAGCGGAAGGTGTTAATGGGTCAATCAGAAATGACTCTCAATATAAGTTTGGACAG ATAAGCCCTTACTCGGAGGACGATGATATGCTTGGAATTGAGCCGCTCGAACTACATTTTCCTTTCCAGCTTAACAAACAGATGTCATGCACCATTCAGCTAACCAATGAGACAGGCTCTTACATTGCCTTCAACGTCGAACATATGAACCCACTGTCATACTGTGCACAGCCGCAGAAAGACATTATACCACCACGATCCAAGTGTAATGTAGAAATAACAATGCAACCGCAGGCCAAGGCACCGAGAGATCATACCAGCGAATTCACTGTTTGGAGCACCAAAGTGAATGATGGCCTTGCCATTGAGGATATGGCTACAATCAAGTTCATTAAAGAGGCAATCAATGTGGTCGATGACGTGAATTTGGATGTGGCTTTTGACATCAGTGAGCCACAAGAAGCAAGTGAGAAAACAAGTGTG ACAGTCCAACCTTTAACACAG ATTACAGATGATGTAGCCCGTGCGATTTGGTGTATGGATGCACATCAGACAGAGCCATT GATTATAACTGGTCACCGATTTGGTGATGTTCAAATTTGGAACTCTGACACGCAG AAAGTGGTCGATTGGGTTAAGGCCTCAGAGGAAGCAT TATCCATTGTTAAATTTATTGCACGAATGCGGTGGCTTGTGGCTGTGGCATATGACTGTTTCTTCCATGTGTACAAGTATGAAAAGGAAATCGAAAAGGTCACGAGTTTCAAAGTTCACGGTTATTATGAATGGGGGAGGTGTTCATTAGACATCCATCCGACCCAGCCGTATGTGCTGTCAGCGTGTCATATGCAAGTAAAGCTTTGGGACTGGGACCAGGACTGGAATTGCGTACAGACATTTGAAGAACATTCAGATAATATTAATGAACTAAAATTTAACCTAGAGGACACCAACAGTTTTGCAAGTGCTTCAGATGATTGTACAGTAAAG GTTTGGAGTCTTGATTCTCCCAAATCCAAGTATACTCTGCCTGGGCATTCACATCACGTGTACAGCGTGGATTTCTTCAAGCGTGATAGTCAGCAGTATTTGATTAGTGGCTGTAAAGACAAGACTGCCAAG ATATGGGACTTGCAGAAGAAGGAGTGTGTTCATACACTCCAACATGAATGTGACGTCAATTCAGTCTTTGCCCATCCCAGTCTTCCACTTCTAATGACAGGTGGTGAAGATGGTGCTGTTCGTGTGTGGAGCTCCACTGATTTCAG GCTGAAGACAAAGCTTGGGGTCAGTATGCCGGTTCGTGGTTTCGCATGTTTGACCGGGTCAGAAAG GGTTGCAATTGCACACTATTATGGAATGTCGGTGATGGAAATTGGTGATGAAGAACGACAAGGTGGTAATGAAGGCAGCCACGAGAATTCCACAGCAGCTATAGATTATGAGAAAATCCAACGCCAATCTGAGAGGGCTGCCA ATCCTGAAATTTGA